In Acidobacteriota bacterium, a single window of DNA contains:
- a CDS encoding response regulator transcription factor, translated as MTLRLLLADDNGPVRRSLRTLLERAGFNVVVEAADGEQAVSLAHKHRPDVILLDLSMPYLNGIEAIRRIRKSVPEAHTIILTVHRDYHYVARALEAGARGYILKGRAVEELAWGVRQVAEGKLFVSSGLTHQIIQKA; from the coding sequence ATGACGTTGCGACTCTTGCTGGCTGACGACAATGGGCCCGTCCGCAGGAGCCTGAGGACCCTCCTTGAGCGCGCGGGTTTCAACGTTGTGGTTGAGGCTGCCGATGGAGAACAGGCTGTCTCTCTCGCCCATAAGCACCGGCCGGACGTTATTCTCCTTGACCTTTCAATGCCCTACCTGAACGGCATTGAAGCTATCCGGCGCATCCGGAAGTCTGTCCCTGAAGCTCACACCATTATCCTGACCGTCCATCGTGACTACCACTACGTTGCGCGAGCTTTGGAGGCGGGCGCCCGCGGTTACATTCTCAAGGGCCGCGCTGTGGAAGAACTGGCCTGGGGGGTTCGCCAGGTCGCCGAGGGTAAACTTTTTGTCAGCAGCGGGCTTACCCA
- a CDS encoding response regulator transcription factor: MPIRILLADDHQMVRQGLKALLEQEGFKVVGEAADGHQATRLAQELMPDIAILDLAMPLMNGIGAAKAISQISPQTKVVVLTMHTEAQYVLEALRAGIRGYVLKSRAAGELVQAIREVSRGSTFLSSDISDTVVDAYLNKVDVPSDTLSPRELQVLQLVAEGKTTKEVASLLNISVKTAESHRTRIMEKLDIHETASLVRYAIRRGLVQP; encoded by the coding sequence ATGCCTATACGTATCCTTCTGGCAGATGATCATCAAATGGTGCGCCAGGGGCTGAAGGCCCTTCTTGAGCAGGAGGGCTTCAAGGTCGTTGGTGAAGCCGCCGACGGCCACCAGGCCACCCGCCTGGCGCAGGAATTGATGCCGGATATTGCCATCCTCGACCTGGCCATGCCGTTAATGAACGGGATCGGCGCAGCCAAGGCCATCAGCCAGATAAGCCCTCAGACTAAAGTCGTCGTTCTCACCATGCACACAGAAGCGCAGTACGTTCTGGAGGCCCTGCGCGCGGGAATCCGGGGCTACGTCCTGAAAAGTCGCGCCGCCGGCGAACTGGTCCAGGCCATCCGCGAGGTTTCAAGGGGCTCGACTTTTCTGAGCTCCGACATTTCAGATACAGTTGTCGACGCCTATCTGAACAAAGTTGACGTTCCAAGCGATACGCTAAGTCCGCGTGAACTTCAGGTCCTACAACTGGTGGCCGAGGGAAAAACAACCAAAGAGGTTGCCTCACTGCTGAACATCAGCGTTAAAACGGCGGAATCGCACAGGACAAGGATCATGGAGAAACTCGACATCCATGAAACCGCTAGCCTCGTGAGGTACGCCATCCGGCGTGGCCTGGTCCAGCCCTGA
- a CDS encoding PAS domain S-box protein codes for MKASQRELMRQYESALRAYLVKKDDVALEEAYELGRRALRLEISLIEMVTLHSDAFNCALSQFSDIGDMSAIMKASEKFLIETLTPYEMTISGYRETNAALQASEERYRELFENANDIVFTADAEGRLTSINRAGEKLTGYRRDEPPPIPVNLLAMEHIEEAAKMFQHLMTGGDPMTHELEILTRDGHSLTVEVSARPILNGGKVTGIQGIARDVSERKRAEQALHRLNEALEERAKHIAHELHDEASQLLVSVHIAIDGMVNTLPPSGQQTIGEIKELIEQIETELRRLSHELRPTILDDLGLVPAVEFLTQGVSKRFGIPITVEGDTGGRISPQVEVALYRIVQEALNNITKHARAGHVSIRIQKDQNRIHLTVTDDGAGFDVQSVMGQKGRSGLGLIGIRERLIPLRGECIINSSPGKGTEISVQVPSEGKDAYTYPSGR; via the coding sequence ATGAAAGCCAGCCAGCGCGAACTCATGCGCCAATACGAGTCAGCACTGCGGGCCTATCTGGTAAAGAAGGATGACGTGGCGCTGGAAGAGGCCTATGAACTGGGGCGTCGCGCTCTGCGCCTGGAGATCAGCCTGATCGAGATGGTCACGCTCCATTCCGACGCGTTCAACTGCGCCCTTTCCCAATTTTCCGACATTGGAGACATGTCGGCTATTATGAAGGCGTCCGAAAAGTTTTTGATCGAAACCCTCACTCCTTACGAAATGACCATCAGTGGCTACCGGGAAACAAATGCCGCCTTGCAGGCCAGCGAGGAACGTTACCGCGAGCTGTTCGAAAACGCAAACGACATTGTTTTCACCGCAGACGCCGAAGGCAGGCTGACTTCGATCAACAGAGCTGGTGAAAAACTTACCGGATATCGCCGGGACGAGCCCCCTCCCATCCCGGTCAATCTCCTAGCGATGGAGCATATTGAGGAAGCAGCAAAGATGTTCCAACACCTGATGACCGGCGGCGATCCCATGACGCATGAGCTCGAGATTCTGACAAGGGACGGGCACTCCCTTACGGTCGAGGTTAGCGCCCGTCCAATCCTGAACGGTGGGAAAGTGACCGGCATACAGGGCATTGCCCGCGACGTCTCGGAACGCAAGCGTGCTGAACAGGCTCTGCACCGGCTGAATGAAGCCCTCGAAGAGCGCGCGAAACACATCGCCCACGAGCTCCATGATGAGGCAAGCCAACTCTTGGTTTCGGTCCACATCGCGATCGATGGCATGGTGAATACCCTGCCACCCTCCGGCCAGCAGACCATCGGAGAGATCAAGGAACTTATCGAACAGATTGAAACTGAATTGAGGCGGCTTTCCCATGAACTGCGCCCCACGATCCTGGACGATCTCGGGCTGGTTCCCGCGGTGGAGTTTCTGACCCAGGGAGTCTCGAAGCGGTTTGGAATTCCTATTACCGTCGAGGGAGATACCGGCGGGCGGATTTCACCCCAGGTGGAGGTCGCCCTTTACCGTATCGTTCAAGAGGCCCTGAACAATATCACCAAGCACGCCAGGGCTGGTCACGTTTCGATCCGTATCCAGAAAGACCAGAATAGAATTCATCTGACCGTTACGGATGATGGGGCAGGCTTCGATGTCCAATCCGTCATGGGACAGAAAGGAAGGTCCGGCCTGGGGCTGATCGGCATAAGGGAACGTCTGATTCCCTTGCGCGGGGAATGTATAATTAACTCCAGTCCCGGCAAAGGCACGGAAATCTCGGTTCAAGTTCCATCGGAGGGAAAAGATGCCTATACGTATCCTTCTGGCAGATGA
- a CDS encoding stage II sporulation protein E (SpoIIE), translating into MEVMISHLVEWGAAERPKAGETLSGDMHLVKALGDSTLVAVADGLGHGAAAAEAARLALETVEEYSHKPLVQVLENCNLRLRQARGAVMTMAILNHLESSMEWVGVGNVEGVLVRSMPGGKTTKESLLLSSGVLGASLPPLRTSALKIGSGDTLVLATDGIRRGFEDRMVLFEMPAKTAEGILARDGLDTDDALVLVATIHGRPR; encoded by the coding sequence ATGGAAGTCATGATTTCACACCTCGTTGAATGGGGGGCGGCGGAAAGGCCTAAGGCGGGCGAAACTCTGTCAGGCGACATGCATCTGGTGAAGGCACTTGGGGATAGTACCCTGGTTGCGGTCGCTGACGGGTTGGGTCATGGCGCAGCGGCTGCGGAAGCCGCGCGGCTCGCTCTGGAGACAGTGGAGGAATATTCTCATAAACCTCTGGTCCAAGTGCTCGAGAATTGCAACCTGAGATTGCGCCAGGCGCGCGGGGCCGTCATGACCATGGCCATCCTCAACCATCTTGAAAGCTCCATGGAATGGGTTGGCGTGGGCAACGTTGAAGGCGTCCTGGTGCGTTCCATGCCTGGCGGAAAAACCACGAAGGAGTCCCTGTTATTGTCGTCCGGAGTCCTCGGCGCAAGCCTGCCCCCACTGCGCACCTCCGCCTTGAAGATCGGCAGCGGGGACACTCTGGTCCTCGCAACGGACGGGATCCGGCGCGGATTCGAGGACAGGATGGTCCTTTTCGAGATGCCTGCAAAAACCGCAGAAGGCATTCTTGCGCGTGACGGATTGGACACTGACGACGCTCTGGTGCTGGTCGCCACAATTCATGGGAGGCCGCGATGA
- a CDS encoding ATP-binding protein, with the protein MASAENEVRVSIKSDEDILSARQEGRELGDHLGFGPSELAVIATAISELARNLLLYAKNGNIICWAIEREPKKGIVIQATDEGPGIPDVEAVLRDGYSTSGGLGLGLPGVRRMMDEFAIVSHKGRGTTVTTIKWKS; encoded by the coding sequence ATGGCCAGCGCGGAAAATGAAGTCCGAGTATCGATCAAATCGGATGAAGACATTCTCTCCGCCCGGCAGGAAGGACGGGAATTGGGGGACCATCTTGGCTTCGGCCCGTCAGAACTGGCCGTGATCGCCACAGCCATCTCGGAACTGGCGCGAAACCTTCTGCTCTACGCAAAAAATGGAAACATTATCTGCTGGGCAATTGAAAGGGAACCAAAGAAGGGTATTGTTATCCAGGCGACGGACGAGGGCCCGGGCATCCCGGACGTCGAGGCCGTCCTGAGAGATGGGTATTCCACTTCGGGGGGCCTGGGCCTAGGCTTGCCGGGCGTTCGCCGAATGATGGATGAGTTTGCCATCGTTTCCCACAAGGGACGTGGGACAACGGTGACTACGATCAAATGGAAGTCATGA
- a CDS encoding STAS domain-containing protein translates to MQVPILKQGHYLIASVQAALRDADLISLRDSLTEKVGAYRSRGVIIDVTALDVLDSFACRTLSDIATMIRLRGAHTVIVGIQPEVAFSMVQLGLKLEGVATVLDLEEGLEYMNRKTKRMDHGQRGK, encoded by the coding sequence ATGCAAGTCCCAATCCTCAAGCAAGGACATTACCTCATCGCTTCAGTACAGGCGGCCTTGCGGGACGCCGACCTTATCAGTCTGCGGGATTCTTTGACAGAAAAAGTGGGGGCCTACCGGTCCAGAGGCGTGATCATCGATGTCACAGCGCTGGACGTTCTCGACTCATTCGCATGCAGAACGCTCAGCGACATCGCCACCATGATCAGATTGCGTGGGGCGCATACAGTGATCGTCGGCATCCAGCCCGAGGTAGCTTTTTCAATGGTCCAGTTGGGTCTCAAATTGGAAGGAGTTGCAACGGTACTCGACTTGGAAGAAGGGCTTGAGTACATGAACCGGAAGACGAAACGGATGGACCATGGCCAGCGCGGAAAATGA
- a CDS encoding STAS domain-containing protein — MPAARKRNLRAGSQGGASDIFPELVAHLRKNRTGLREEWARRITEARLLTAMSEEEILTETTSIYDNYVDVLETGAVEALEAYAHNLSERIIPRGVETHEVIGIVLLLRDVLLRSLFVKCQSSVGSLSRMLDAFEPAARRITVTVAVGFVHQRERIIHQQQDAIRELSTPVLPVREGLLILPIVGVIDPQRARQLTGQLLRGIRANRAKVVVIDVTGVPSINSTVANHLVLTVEAARLLGAAAIVTGLSPEIAQTLVTIGVDLTKMCTVCDLRGGIEEADRLLGFRVTRVGDPSDDEVEGR; from the coding sequence ATGCCTGCAGCCAGGAAGAGAAATTTACGGGCCGGGTCTCAAGGCGGGGCCTCCGATATCTTCCCTGAACTTGTTGCCCATCTGCGCAAAAACAGAACCGGGCTACGGGAAGAATGGGCGCGCCGCATTACCGAAGCGCGGCTTCTAACGGCGATGAGCGAAGAGGAGATCCTGACTGAGACGACGTCGATCTACGATAATTACGTAGACGTTCTGGAAACCGGCGCCGTCGAAGCCTTGGAGGCTTATGCGCACAACCTCTCCGAGCGGATCATTCCCCGGGGCGTGGAAACCCACGAAGTCATAGGAATCGTCCTTCTCCTCCGAGACGTGTTATTGAGGTCACTTTTCGTAAAATGCCAATCCAGCGTGGGTTCGCTCAGCCGTATGCTGGACGCCTTTGAGCCGGCCGCGCGCCGGATTACGGTGACAGTGGCCGTGGGATTCGTTCACCAGCGCGAGAGAATCATTCACCAGCAACAGGACGCCATCCGGGAGCTCTCGACCCCGGTACTGCCTGTCCGCGAGGGGTTGCTCATTCTGCCCATCGTCGGCGTCATCGATCCACAGCGGGCGCGCCAGTTGACCGGCCAGCTCCTGCGTGGCATCCGCGCCAACCGCGCCAAGGTGGTGGTGATCGATGTTACCGGAGTTCCGTCCATCAACTCCACCGTCGCTAACCACCTCGTCCTCACGGTCGAAGCAGCCCGCTTGTTGGGAGCAGCAGCCATTGTTACAGGGTTATCACCAGAGATTGCCCAGACGCTGGTTACAATCGGTGTCGACTTAACCAAGATGTGCACGGTTTGCGATCTGCGCGGTGGAATCGAGGAGGCTGACCGGCTGCTGGGCTTCAGAGTGACCCGCGTGGGCGACCCTTCTGACGATGAGGTGGAAGGAAGGTAA
- a CDS encoding sigma-54-dependent Fis family transcriptional regulator — MRPASKSNPIHCEIFGALELQATLHTDVTEVLRISNLTELSPGRHLAGDVLSKSPRRCHEEVTQVAEEITAMTTRCGLLPPEPVVLGTSCAMKEVRDKLEKIAFTDVPVLIRGEAGSGKEVLARLIHKKHPGDYTPFHKVSPAGRAGWRKSDSFVLSQEEVNGANGSSQYLQEGPGRPGCIGTLFFDEVAELNPASQRNLTHLLHDDRPSGIGLSDYPPPLFRVICSTRHDLEREMSLGNFREDLFYSINIVSLHLPPLRARCEDIPGLAWYFWESYREELNSSTPAPATRLVDVLQGYGWPGNIRELAGVMKRYVLLGSADKIVEELATRTALPGGCKTSSTRGISLKKLAKQEAQELERKIIFKTLRETQWNRKQAARALNISYRTLLYKIKEAGVPPKRIFVKRETEN; from the coding sequence ATGCGGCCGGCTTCCAAAAGCAACCCTATCCATTGTGAAATCTTCGGCGCGCTAGAGTTGCAAGCCACACTACACACGGATGTTACAGAAGTGTTACGGATTTCGAATTTGACGGAGCTTTCACCCGGCCGGCATTTGGCAGGAGATGTGCTGTCGAAGTCCCCCCGTAGGTGTCATGAAGAGGTGACGCAAGTGGCCGAAGAGATAACGGCTATGACAACCCGCTGTGGGCTCCTCCCTCCGGAGCCAGTAGTGCTTGGCACATCATGCGCTATGAAGGAAGTGAGGGACAAACTCGAAAAGATTGCATTCACTGACGTTCCGGTCCTGATCCGGGGAGAAGCGGGCAGCGGAAAAGAAGTTCTGGCCAGGCTTATCCACAAGAAGCATCCCGGTGATTATACTCCTTTCCACAAGGTAAGCCCCGCCGGGCGGGCCGGATGGCGAAAGAGTGATAGTTTCGTGTTGTCGCAGGAAGAAGTTAACGGAGCCAACGGAAGTAGCCAATATCTGCAGGAAGGCCCAGGACGGCCAGGATGCATTGGGACATTATTTTTTGATGAGGTCGCGGAGCTGAATCCTGCCTCCCAGCGGAATCTGACGCATTTATTGCACGATGATCGGCCTTCGGGTATAGGCCTTTCCGATTACCCTCCTCCGCTCTTCCGTGTGATCTGCAGCACCAGGCATGATCTCGAACGGGAAATGAGCCTGGGAAATTTTCGTGAAGACCTCTTCTATTCCATCAACATTGTTAGCCTGCACCTTCCACCCTTACGAGCACGGTGTGAAGATATCCCAGGTCTGGCGTGGTACTTCTGGGAGAGCTATCGGGAGGAATTGAATTCGAGCACTCCGGCGCCTGCGACTCGCCTGGTCGATGTCCTTCAAGGCTACGGCTGGCCGGGGAATATCCGCGAGCTCGCAGGTGTAATGAAGCGTTATGTCCTTCTGGGCTCCGCTGACAAAATTGTCGAGGAATTGGCTACAAGGACGGCGCTGCCAGGGGGGTGTAAGACCTCTTCCACGCGAGGCATCTCCCTCAAGAAACTGGCGAAACAGGAAGCACAGGAACTTGAACGGAAAATTATTTTCAAAACACTTCGTGAAACACAGTGGAACCGGAAGCAGGCAGCTCGAGCGCTAAATATCAGTTACCGAACTCTGCTTTACAAGATCAAGGAGGCCGGAGTGCCTCCAAAAAGAATTTTCGTGAAGCGGGAGACAGAAAATTGA
- a CDS encoding sigma-54-dependent Fis family transcriptional regulator, which produces MNTFDSRLDFRQPLPSKVAIFGQTEGMKGLWQVAERVASASVPILIVGERGTGKEVFARFIHSCSPGPNAQFLKWSLPVPDGHTSDGIVFRPETEGLVGEEDFGGNVNSVRRLCTLFVDEVSEAGPERQLELLQLVQGSRPFISRDGINIPVSLRVIATSTRDLEQEVAARSFRADLFSVLSAVTLRLPPLRERREDISELANYFWRIYSERFGCQPVPPGPQVIERLQQHNWPGNIRELENVMKRYVVLGAEGIKGTGHAEQLRRPVEFAPSSGHPVSLKEATREAALALERKIIFKTLQETQWNRRRTARVLNISYRALLYKIKAAGLMSEEQKASVRVSEILKASENAA; this is translated from the coding sequence TTGAACACTTTTGATAGCAGGCTGGATTTTCGTCAGCCACTTCCCTCCAAGGTAGCGATTTTTGGCCAGACCGAAGGGATGAAAGGGTTATGGCAGGTTGCGGAAAGGGTTGCTAGCGCCAGTGTTCCAATCCTGATTGTTGGGGAAAGGGGAACCGGGAAAGAGGTCTTTGCGCGATTTATTCACTCCTGCAGTCCCGGGCCCAATGCGCAGTTCCTGAAATGGAGTCTGCCGGTTCCAGACGGGCACACAAGCGATGGAATCGTCTTTCGCCCGGAAACCGAGGGGCTTGTCGGCGAAGAAGATTTTGGCGGCAATGTAAATTCCGTCCGGCGGTTGTGCACGCTGTTTGTTGATGAAGTATCCGAGGCGGGTCCTGAGCGCCAATTGGAGCTGTTGCAGTTGGTTCAGGGATCTAGACCCTTTATTTCCAGAGACGGGATAAACATTCCCGTTTCTCTGCGGGTCATTGCCACAAGCACCCGCGATCTGGAACAGGAAGTGGCCGCCAGGAGCTTTCGTGCCGACCTTTTTTCCGTCCTCAGTGCAGTGACGCTGCGTCTGCCTCCGTTGCGGGAGCGCAGAGAGGATATTTCAGAGCTTGCCAACTATTTCTGGCGGATTTACAGCGAGAGGTTTGGTTGCCAGCCGGTACCTCCAGGTCCACAGGTGATCGAGCGTCTTCAGCAGCACAACTGGCCGGGGAATATTCGCGAGCTGGAAAACGTGATGAAGCGCTATGTGGTCCTTGGGGCCGAGGGAATCAAGGGAACCGGGCACGCCGAGCAGCTCCGGCGGCCGGTCGAATTTGCGCCTTCGAGCGGCCATCCCGTCTCCCTAAAAGAGGCAACCCGTGAGGCTGCTCTGGCACTGGAGCGCAAAATTATTTTTAAGACTTTGCAGGAGACCCAGTGGAACCGCAGGCGAACGGCGCGGGTGTTGAACATCAGCTATCGCGCGCTTCTTTACAAGATCAAGGCGGCCGGGCTGATGTCTGAAGAGCAGAAGGCCAGCGTGCGCGTCAGTGAGATTCTGAAGGCGAGTGAAAACGCTGCGTAA
- a CDS encoding UpxY family transcription antiterminator, whose product MALFNVPFDNAAAPDISAMWYAVHTRHQHEKLVARTLANKGFEVFLPLYSEVRQWRDRTKMVELPLFSCYVFLRGDLDRRLAILTTPGVHGMVATAGKLAGIPEEEIQAVRSVIESRVNVEPHPFLNCGDLVRVKYGALGGLEGFLVRKKGQARLIISVTLLERSVAAEVDASAVERLAGPRVRTATQFVSVPMSRGWGFRNVLQEPAHTASS is encoded by the coding sequence ATGGCTCTTTTCAACGTTCCATTTGATAACGCCGCCGCCCCAGACATAAGCGCGATGTGGTACGCGGTACACACTCGCCATCAGCATGAGAAGCTGGTTGCCCGCACGCTGGCCAATAAAGGGTTTGAGGTATTTCTTCCTCTTTACTCGGAAGTTCGCCAATGGCGCGACCGGACAAAGATGGTGGAATTACCCCTTTTTTCCTGCTACGTCTTTCTTCGCGGCGATCTTGACCGCCGCCTCGCCATCCTCACCACGCCTGGAGTTCACGGCATGGTGGCTACGGCGGGGAAGCTTGCGGGAATTCCGGAAGAGGAAATTCAGGCGGTGAGAAGCGTTATCGAGAGCCGTGTCAATGTGGAACCGCACCCATTTCTCAATTGTGGCGACCTCGTCCGTGTGAAGTATGGCGCTCTGGGCGGCCTGGAAGGGTTCCTGGTGCGGAAGAAAGGGCAGGCTCGGCTGATTATTTCGGTGACGTTGCTTGAGAGATCAGTTGCCGCGGAAGTAGATGCAAGTGCCGTTGAACGGCTCGCAGGGCCGCGTGTCAGGACGGCGACCCAATTTGTTTCGGTCCCGATGTCCAGAGGCTGGGGCTTCAGGAATGTGCTACAGGAGCCGGCGCACACGGCTTCGTCATAG
- a CDS encoding polysaccharide biosynthesis tyrosine autokinase, which yields MTEENKIQLFRSGVLSRVRKLSATVVNSSSPNPDGDVDLNYLLKVLREHYRTVLTSGISVMLLALLASLFMTPVYRSQATIEIKEATPDIESLDQLQNRSAAPNNVVVTEVETEIGILKSDTLARQVINQVLLAKSGDEGSSGIFSSIWHGFVRWYVGPDSDASSGQGASSSLQAASAAADAASVGASVASEMDPKAYQRMVDRFEASLKVSRVGSSRLVTITYEGSDPRIVSRVVNAVVANYLQLHENATEKFTRMLSKQVLEAKNELEQSEQKMTHYAKQNGLLYLETNTGTTQNIVSERLRQLQDQLTQAQSDRYQKESVYNLVQKGDYSSLPGVFDDKLLQTLTEKVADLKTQYAQLSATFTDSYPKVKEVKNQLKAAEQTLARERQRAAASITNDYLAAVRREALLARAFQGQRNEAVSVADRSTQYNILKRNADSDTALYENILQKVKEASLVARIKSNNVNVVDRAMPQFLPVKPRIIFNLALGLTLGLGLGVGIAFLRTHFDTTLKTVEEVDRFLGLPALAMIPAVDSLAQLVVEGNHNNGHGLLLPDVLDTSQMSKAETPWYRIDKQVQQKYSPLVEAFRTLGSSVMLEAAGRKRVLRSIVVTSSQPGEGKTTVSVNLAIALAQQGSRVILVDADLRRPAVHRALGFRNVRGLSGYLEGLCEWAPCVLPGLSPGLDTLSAGHAAKNPVALLSSTRMRILVSEMLEEYDYLIIDSPALMPNLMDARILAGMVDGALMVVRSGMAPRDYVIRARKQLNNIVGVVLNSMDVRSMEDYYGYDSYGYGNAGKETEEDSERTPYEKRIAG from the coding sequence ATGACCGAAGAGAATAAAATTCAACTTTTCAGAAGCGGAGTTTTATCGAGGGTACGAAAACTTTCCGCGACGGTCGTGAACTCAAGTTCGCCAAACCCCGATGGCGATGTCGACCTGAATTACCTCTTGAAGGTGCTCCGGGAACACTACCGCACAGTCCTGACTTCTGGAATTTCAGTCATGCTGTTGGCCCTGCTGGCCTCGCTCTTCATGACACCGGTCTATCGCTCTCAGGCGACGATTGAGATCAAGGAAGCGACGCCGGATATCGAGAGTCTGGACCAGTTGCAGAACCGGAGTGCAGCCCCCAATAACGTCGTTGTGACAGAGGTAGAGACAGAGATCGGGATCCTCAAGAGCGATACGCTTGCCCGGCAAGTGATCAATCAGGTCCTGCTGGCGAAGAGCGGCGATGAGGGTTCTTCTGGCATTTTCAGCAGCATATGGCACGGCTTCGTCCGCTGGTATGTGGGGCCTGACTCCGATGCTTCTTCCGGCCAGGGCGCGAGCTCTTCCCTGCAGGCAGCGTCGGCGGCTGCTGACGCCGCTTCGGTGGGCGCATCAGTTGCATCCGAAATGGATCCGAAGGCCTATCAGCGCATGGTAGACCGCTTTGAAGCGTCGCTTAAAGTATCACGCGTTGGAAGCAGCAGGCTGGTCACGATCACCTATGAAGGCAGCGATCCCCGTATCGTCTCTCGTGTGGTCAACGCGGTTGTAGCCAATTACCTTCAATTGCACGAAAATGCCACCGAGAAATTTACCAGAATGCTTTCCAAGCAGGTGCTGGAAGCGAAGAACGAATTAGAGCAGTCAGAGCAGAAGATGACTCATTATGCGAAGCAAAACGGCCTGCTCTATCTGGAAACCAATACGGGGACCACGCAAAACATTGTCAGCGAACGGCTCCGTCAGCTCCAGGACCAGTTAACCCAGGCGCAGTCAGACCGGTATCAGAAAGAGTCGGTTTACAACCTTGTGCAGAAGGGAGACTACAGTTCGCTTCCCGGGGTCTTTGATGACAAGCTTCTGCAGACCCTTACGGAGAAGGTTGCCGACCTCAAAACTCAATATGCGCAGTTGTCGGCCACGTTTACTGATAGCTATCCCAAGGTCAAAGAGGTAAAGAACCAGCTCAAGGCGGCAGAGCAGACTCTGGCCCGGGAGCGCCAGCGCGCCGCCGCGAGCATCACCAATGATTACCTGGCAGCCGTTCGACGTGAAGCGCTTCTGGCACGGGCATTCCAGGGACAGAGAAATGAAGCAGTTTCCGTAGCCGATAGGTCCACGCAATACAACATATTGAAGCGCAACGCGGATTCCGACACCGCGCTATACGAGAATATTCTACAAAAAGTTAAAGAGGCCAGTCTGGTGGCCCGGATCAAATCGAACAACGTTAACGTTGTGGACCGCGCCATGCCGCAATTTCTGCCTGTTAAGCCGAGGATCATATTTAACCTGGCTCTCGGCCTCACCTTGGGATTGGGGCTGGGCGTGGGAATCGCATTCCTGCGGACGCACTTCGACACCACTTTAAAGACCGTCGAGGAAGTTGACCGCTTCCTGGGCCTGCCCGCTCTGGCTATGATTCCTGCGGTGGATTCTCTCGCCCAACTGGTTGTGGAGGGGAACCATAATAACGGCCACGGCCTACTACTCCCTGACGTGCTCGATACATCGCAGATGTCAAAAGCCGAGACACCCTGGTACCGGATTGACAAACAGGTTCAGCAGAAATATTCGCCTCTGGTAGAGGCCTTCCGGACCCTCGGAAGTTCGGTGATGCTGGAGGCCGCTGGGCGAAAGAGAGTACTCCGAAGCATCGTCGTCACAAGCTCCCAGCCAGGCGAAGGGAAAACCACGGTTTCGGTGAATCTGGCAATCGCCCTGGCGCAGCAAGGGAGCCGCGTCATTCTTGTTGACGCCGACCTCCGACGCCCTGCTGTCCATCGGGCGCTCGGGTTCCGGAACGTTCGCGGGCTCTCCGGGTACCTTGAAGGACTGTGCGAGTGGGCTCCCTGTGTCCTGCCGGGGCTGTCGCCAGGGCTTGATACTTTGTCTGCCGGGCACGCGGCAAAGAATCCGGTCGCGCTGCTTTCTTCGACGCGAATGAGAATCCTGGTCAGTGAAATGCTGGAAGAATACGACTATCTCATCATTGACTCCCCAGCGCTGATGCCCAACCTGATGGATGCCCGCATCCTGGCTGGCATGGTTGACGGCGCTCTCATGGTTGTTCGAAGCGGAATGGCGCCCCGAGACTATGTCATCAGAGCGCGCAAGCAACTGAATAATATTGTTGGAGTTGTCCTGAACAGCATGGATGTGCGGTCTATGGAGGACTACTACGGCTACGACTCCTACGGCTATGGCAACGCTGGCAAGGAGACCGAAGAAGATTCCGAACGTACACCCTACGAAAAGCGGATAGCCGGTTAA